TCCGCGAACTCACCCGCGCCGACCTCCGCGACGCCGCCGCCGACGGCGACCTCCTCGTCACCGCCGACGACGGCACGAGCGGGTTCGCCCTCCACACCCGCACCGACGAGTACGACGGGACGACGCGCGCCGAGTACGGCGTCGCCGCGTGGCGCGACGCCGACGCCTGCCGCGACGTCCTCGCCGCCGTCCAGCGGGATGCCGCCGGCCGCGGCGTCGACGAGACCCGCGTCCTCGTCCCCGAGGACGTCGAAGCCGTCAGCGACGTCGCCGTCACCCGCACCGACATCGGCGAGGAACCCGACTTCGTCACCGAAGCCGACCTCACCGCCGACTACCGCGCCGACTGACTCGCCTCCCTCTTCCTCGTTCCCTTCCGCCCTCCGTCTCCCCCGCTACCCGCCGGATACCGGTGGGAAGAGGGCTAATTCGTCCGCTTCGTCGATATCTGTGTCGAGGCCGTCGAGGGTGTCGACGTCGCTCCCGTTCACGAGGACGTTGACGTGCGTCGAGAGGCTGCCGTCGTCCCCGTAGACGCGCGGCTCCAGGTCGGGATGGGCGGCGAGGAGCGCGTCGAGCGCGTCCCCGACCGTCGGGTTCTCGGCCTCCACGGCGACGGCGATTTCTT
This sequence is a window from Halocalculus aciditolerans. Protein-coding genes within it:
- a CDS encoding ubiquitin-like small modifier protein 1, with protein sequence MEWKLFADLAEIAGGKEIAVAVEAENPTVGDALDALLAAHPDLEPRVYGDDGSLSTHVNVLVNGSDVDTLDGLDTDIDEADELALFPPVSGG